Proteins from a single region of Lysinibacillus sp. JNUCC-52:
- a CDS encoding AIM24 family protein translates to MGKYSLNDFISTTQQNDHVNEYFELETERVLEVNLDGEVWSKMGAMISYIGDIKFERERVLEHGLSKMFKKALTGEGTQLMKAKGKGRLYLADQGKKVTIFDLKGESICVNGNDLLAFEPTINWDIQLMRKMAGIMSGGLFNVTLQGTGKVAITTHFEPLTLLVKPGETVYTDPHATVAWSGNLTPEFKTDISFRTFIGRGSGESIQMAFSGEGFVIIQPYEEVYLSSES, encoded by the coding sequence ATGGGGAAGTATTCATTAAACGACTTTATAAGCACGACACAACAAAATGATCATGTAAACGAATATTTTGAGTTAGAAACGGAACGTGTACTAGAGGTAAACTTAGATGGTGAAGTCTGGTCGAAAATGGGGGCTATGATTTCATACATAGGCGACATTAAGTTTGAACGGGAACGTGTATTGGAGCATGGTCTATCCAAGATGTTTAAAAAAGCACTGACAGGTGAAGGCACGCAACTGATGAAAGCAAAAGGGAAGGGGCGTCTCTATTTAGCGGATCAAGGAAAAAAGGTGACCATTTTTGATTTGAAGGGTGAAAGTATTTGCGTAAACGGTAATGACTTATTGGCATTTGAACCTACGATAAATTGGGATATTCAATTAATGCGTAAAATGGCTGGTATTATGTCTGGTGGTTTATTTAATGTCACTTTACAAGGAACAGGTAAGGTAGCTATCACAACTCATTTCGAGCCATTGACATTATTAGTAAAGCCAGGAGAGACGGTTTATACAGATCCACATGCTACAGTAGCGTGGTCAGGTAATTTAACACCTGAGTTTAAAACAGATATTAGCTTCCGTACGTTTATTGGACGTGGAAGTGGTGAATCAATTCAAATGGCTTTCTCAGGAGAAGGATTTGTCATCATACAACCATATGAAGAGGTCTATTTGTCTAGCGAAAGTTAA
- a CDS encoding NAD(P)/FAD-dependent oxidoreductase, translated as MYDVIVIGGGPSGLMAAIAAGERKKKVLLLEKGTKLGKKLAISGGGRCNVTNRLSVEEIVKHIPGNGRFLYSPFTVYNNEDIITFFEGLGVALKEEDHGRMFPVSNRAQDVVDALIRQLQRLHVEVRLNTPVNKLLMDEEKILGVRLADGTEVRCEAVVVAVGGKAVPQTGSTGDGYPWAERAGHNVTTLFPTEVPILSKEDFIQTRELQGLALRDVAVSVLNKKGKSLVTHQMDMLFTHFGLSGPAVLRCSQFVVKELMKTGYEPVTMRIQTLVDYNEETCLQYLNKLIKEEPKKAVKNVWKGVAPERWLLFLCDRASIDVQVTGTELSQEKIRALAHLLVNFTMTVSGTQSLDKAFVTGGGVSVKEIEPKTMASKKKSGLFFCGEILDIHGYTGGYNITSALVTGRIAGMNAAF; from the coding sequence ATGTATGATGTAATCGTTATCGGTGGTGGCCCCTCTGGATTAATGGCTGCTATTGCGGCTGGAGAACGAAAAAAGAAAGTTTTACTACTTGAAAAAGGGACAAAGCTTGGTAAAAAGCTAGCAATCTCTGGTGGAGGGCGTTGTAACGTGACGAACAGACTCTCTGTTGAAGAAATTGTTAAACATATTCCTGGCAATGGTCGTTTCTTATATAGTCCTTTTACTGTTTATAACAACGAAGATATTATTACCTTTTTCGAAGGTCTAGGTGTTGCATTAAAAGAAGAAGATCATGGTCGTATGTTCCCTGTGTCAAACCGCGCACAAGATGTCGTCGATGCCCTTATCCGTCAATTGCAGCGACTACATGTTGAAGTCCGCTTAAATACACCTGTTAACAAGCTACTAATGGATGAGGAAAAGATTCTTGGTGTGCGTTTAGCAGACGGTACAGAAGTTCGCTGTGAAGCTGTTGTTGTTGCAGTTGGAGGGAAGGCAGTGCCGCAAACAGGTTCAACAGGTGATGGCTATCCTTGGGCTGAGCGAGCTGGTCATAATGTAACAACGCTATTCCCAACAGAAGTACCGATTTTATCGAAGGAGGACTTTATTCAAACGAGAGAGCTCCAAGGACTAGCATTACGAGATGTTGCAGTTTCCGTTCTCAATAAAAAAGGCAAGTCGCTTGTCACACATCAAATGGATATGCTCTTTACGCATTTTGGATTAAGCGGTCCTGCCGTTTTACGCTGTAGTCAATTCGTTGTTAAGGAATTGATGAAAACAGGTTACGAGCCTGTCACAATGCGTATTCAAACACTCGTAGACTACAATGAAGAAACTTGTCTGCAATATTTAAATAAACTTATTAAAGAAGAACCGAAAAAGGCCGTGAAAAATGTGTGGAAAGGTGTCGCACCAGAACGCTGGCTACTATTCTTATGTGACCGTGCAAGCATCGATGTTCAAGTGACTGGCACTGAATTATCTCAAGAAAAAATCCGTGCACTAGCACATCTACTCGTCAATTTCACAATGACTGTTAGTGGTACGCAATCTCTCGACAAAGCATTCGTTACAGGTGGTGGCGTCTCTGTAAAAGAAATCGAACCAAAAACGATGGCATCCAAGAAAAAATCAGGGTTGTTTTTCTGTGGAGAAATTTTAGATATTCATGGCTATACAGGCGGCTACAACATTACGTCTGCGCTTGTTACTGGAAGAATTGCAGGTATGAACGCCGCATTTTAA
- the asnB gene encoding asparagine synthase (glutamine-hydrolyzing) gives MCGFIGYINGTNVIDHHQTIENMMNTIIHRGPDSGGIHSDDKVTLGFRRLSIIDLSDVANQPLYSPDGDIVLVFNGEIYNFQELREDLQAKGHTFKTKSDSEVLIFGYIQYGVEFVKQLRGMFAFCIWDKKNDLQFIARDGFGIKPLYYTENTTDGTFIFGSEIKSFMPHPAFIKELNKNALRPYLTFQYSSMDETFFKGVYKLPPAHYMVIQNGKKQIVQYWDKKFHAKEAPIEKYVEDIRSTVKESVDAHQISDVKVGSFLSGGIDSSYITSLLRPDKSFSVGFSDYEDMFNETNLAKDLSDTLNIQNERKYISADECFEALPKIQWHMDEPQSNPSSVPLYFLSELAAKDVTVVLSGEGADEIFGGYSWYQNSGRMQKYEKVPFGIRKALRGVAEALPKNQYTHFLVKGGQTVEERFIGEAVVWDEEDALNVLKPDYKNGPSVKTITKRIYDEVPGDDDITKMQYLDLNLWMPGDILLKADKMSMAHSIELRVPFLDKEVMELAKDIPSKYRVNDIDTKYVLRQAAHQELPEEWAKRPKLGFPVPIRHWLREEKYYNMVKDMFTTDFANEFFDTKQLVGYLDEHYEGKANRGRYIWTAYVFLVWYKQFFVDM, from the coding sequence ATGTGCGGATTTATTGGCTATATTAATGGAACAAATGTGATTGATCATCACCAAACAATTGAAAATATGATGAATACGATTATTCACCGTGGACCAGACAGTGGTGGTATTCATAGTGACGATAAAGTAACGTTAGGTTTCCGTCGTTTAAGTATTATTGACTTATCTGACGTGGCAAATCAACCTCTTTATAGCCCAGATGGGGACATCGTGCTTGTTTTCAATGGGGAGATATATAATTTCCAAGAGTTACGTGAAGACCTACAAGCAAAAGGTCATACGTTTAAAACGAAATCAGATAGTGAAGTATTAATTTTCGGCTATATTCAGTACGGTGTAGAATTCGTCAAACAGCTTCGCGGAATGTTCGCATTTTGTATTTGGGATAAAAAGAATGATTTACAATTTATCGCACGTGATGGCTTTGGCATTAAACCGTTGTACTATACTGAAAATACAACGGATGGAACATTTATTTTTGGTTCAGAAATAAAATCTTTCATGCCACATCCAGCTTTTATTAAAGAATTAAACAAAAATGCATTACGTCCTTATTTAACATTCCAGTATTCTTCAATGGACGAAACATTCTTTAAAGGTGTGTACAAATTACCACCAGCGCACTATATGGTCATTCAAAATGGAAAAAAACAAATTGTGCAATATTGGGATAAAAAATTCCATGCGAAAGAAGCGCCAATTGAAAAATATGTGGAAGATATTCGTTCAACAGTGAAAGAATCTGTAGACGCCCACCAAATTAGTGATGTAAAGGTTGGTTCTTTCTTATCTGGCGGTATTGACTCAAGTTACATTACATCATTACTACGCCCTGATAAATCATTCTCTGTCGGTTTTTCTGACTATGAAGATATGTTCAATGAAACAAACTTAGCAAAAGATTTATCAGATACATTAAATATTCAAAACGAGCGTAAATATATTTCAGCGGATGAATGTTTTGAAGCATTACCGAAAATTCAGTGGCATATGGATGAGCCGCAATCAAACCCATCTTCTGTACCGCTTTACTTCCTATCTGAGCTAGCAGCGAAGGATGTAACAGTAGTCCTTTCAGGTGAAGGCGCGGATGAAATATTCGGTGGCTATTCTTGGTACCAAAACTCTGGTAGAATGCAAAAATACGAGAAGGTGCCATTTGGTATTCGTAAAGCATTGCGCGGTGTTGCAGAAGCATTACCTAAAAACCAATACACACATTTCCTAGTTAAGGGCGGTCAAACGGTAGAAGAACGTTTTATTGGGGAAGCGGTTGTTTGGGATGAAGAAGATGCTTTAAATGTGCTAAAGCCTGACTACAAAAACGGTCCTTCTGTCAAAACGATTACAAAGCGTATTTATGATGAAGTACCTGGTGATGATGATATTACTAAAATGCAGTATTTAGATTTGAATTTGTGGATGCCTGGTGATATTTTATTAAAGGCTGATAAAATGAGTATGGCGCATTCAATTGAATTGCGTGTACCGTTTTTAGACAAAGAAGTAATGGAATTAGCAAAAGATATTCCATCAAAATATCGTGTAAATGATATTGATACGAAATATGTGCTTCGTCAAGCAGCACATCAGGAGTTACCAGAAGAATGGGCAAAGCGTCCAAAGCTTGGTTTCCCTGTACCAATTCGCCACTGGTTGCGTGAAGAAAAGTATTACAATATGGTGAAGGACATGTTTACAACTGACTTCGCTAATGAATTTTTCGATACGAAACAATTAGTTGGTTATTTAGATGAACATTATGAAGGCAAAGCAAATCGTGGTCGCTATATTTGGACAGCTTATGTGTTCTTAGTATGGTATAAACAATTCTTTGTTGATATGTAA
- a CDS encoding putative polysaccharide biosynthesis protein — protein MSNLMKGTAILTLGMFLSKVLGLIYVFPFYAIVGQENIALYQYAYIPYSIMLAIAISGAPIAVSKFVSKYNAMGDYQSGRKLMKSGILIMMITGIASFAALFILATPIGELVIKSDEQKFSVEQIASVIRWVSFALIVVPFMSLWRGFFQGYDKMEPTAISQLVEQIVRIVVLLGGSFLVVVVFNGKPETAVSFAVFAAFIGAIGGLMVLYYYWKKYQPEFNLLRSQSITSTQLPMSNIYKEVITYSIPMVFVGVANPLFQLVDMLTFNGAMSSIGLAKVTDEYLSMINFTTHKVVIIPVMLATGFSSALVPTITKYFTQGEYLSLRHAMDKTYQVLIFITLPAVVGISLLANEIYFMLYSESEMGAAILAHYAPVAILFALFQVTAALLQGIDFQKWIVLSLLSGILVKLALNIPLIRWLEADGAIFATAIGYSVSIIINMLILRKTLNYKSEMVLRRVMLITLLTAAMAVSVLIVHKLLELIMGPVDGKFSALVYSIICAAVGIAVYGYLSLRLGLAQKLLGERLTRITSKFGFK, from the coding sequence ATGTCCAATTTAATGAAAGGTACTGCGATATTAACATTAGGGATGTTTTTATCCAAGGTACTTGGATTAATTTATGTTTTCCCCTTTTATGCGATTGTTGGGCAGGAAAATATCGCACTGTATCAATATGCATATATTCCTTACTCAATTATGCTGGCAATAGCCATCTCGGGAGCTCCCATCGCTGTTTCTAAATTTGTTTCCAAATATAATGCAATGGGAGATTATCAATCAGGACGCAAGCTGATGAAGTCAGGCATACTCATTATGATGATTACGGGTATTGCCTCATTTGCTGCCCTCTTTATACTTGCAACACCGATTGGTGAGCTTGTAATAAAAAGTGATGAACAGAAATTTTCAGTTGAGCAAATTGCTTCTGTTATACGTTGGGTAAGTTTTGCGCTTATTGTTGTGCCATTTATGAGTTTATGGCGTGGCTTCTTCCAAGGCTATGACAAAATGGAACCAACAGCAATCTCGCAGTTAGTGGAGCAAATTGTCCGAATTGTTGTGTTATTAGGCGGTTCTTTCTTAGTAGTAGTTGTATTTAATGGCAAACCTGAAACAGCAGTTTCCTTTGCTGTTTTTGCAGCATTTATCGGGGCAATTGGTGGATTAATGGTGCTCTATTACTATTGGAAAAAATACCAGCCTGAATTTAATTTATTGCGTAGTCAAAGTATTACTTCAACACAGCTACCAATGTCTAATATTTATAAAGAGGTCATCACGTATTCAATTCCTATGGTGTTTGTAGGGGTTGCCAATCCATTATTTCAATTAGTGGATATGCTAACGTTTAACGGTGCGATGAGTTCAATTGGCTTAGCGAAAGTTACAGATGAATATTTATCGATGATCAACTTTACAACACATAAAGTTGTGATTATTCCAGTTATGCTAGCAACAGGATTTTCAAGTGCGCTAGTGCCGACGATAACAAAATACTTTACACAGGGTGAGTATTTATCATTACGTCATGCGATGGATAAAACGTATCAAGTGTTAATTTTCATTACATTACCAGCCGTTGTGGGTATTTCATTATTAGCAAATGAAATATACTTTATGCTTTACTCAGAAAGTGAAATGGGTGCAGCAATTTTAGCCCATTATGCGCCAGTAGCGATTTTATTTGCGTTGTTCCAAGTAACGGCTGCACTATTACAAGGTATCGACTTTCAAAAATGGATTGTCTTAAGCTTACTATCTGGTATTTTAGTAAAGCTAGCACTTAACATACCGTTAATTCGTTGGCTAGAAGCAGATGGAGCCATTTTTGCAACAGCGATTGGCTACAGTGTCTCCATTATTATTAACATGTTAATCCTTAGAAAAACGCTTAATTATAAATCAGAAATGGTATTGCGCCGTGTCATGCTGATTACGCTTTTAACAGCTGCGATGGCGGTAAGTGTATTAATCGTCCATAAGCTATTAGAACTTATTATGGGACCAGTAGATGGTAAATTCTCTGCGCTCGTATACTCTATTATTTGTGCGGCAGTGGGTATAGCTGTTTATGGATATTTATCATTACGCCTAGGCTTAGCACAAAAATTACTTGGTGAGCGATTGACACGTATTACAAGTAAATTTGGATTTAAATAG
- a CDS encoding pseudouridine synthase — MRLDKLLANMGYGSRKEVKQLLKQKAVSVDGTYVKDAAMHVDPEKQDVVVYGERVVYTEFVYYMMNKPPGVISATEDLRDETVIDLLDPLHQHFQPFPVGRLDKDTEGLLLLTNDGVLAHNLLSPKKHVPKVYYAKIEGIVTQEDGEIFARGVELDDDGYVTKPGELVILKSAPQSEIELTIQEGKFHQVKRMFEAVGKRVTYLKRLSMGSLQLDESLALGEYRELTSEELAGLQNRE, encoded by the coding sequence ATGCGTTTAGATAAATTACTAGCCAATATGGGCTACGGCTCACGAAAGGAAGTTAAGCAACTCCTAAAACAAAAAGCGGTTTCTGTAGATGGCACATATGTAAAGGATGCAGCAATGCATGTTGATCCAGAAAAGCAAGATGTTGTCGTCTATGGTGAACGGGTTGTCTACACAGAGTTTGTGTACTATATGATGAATAAGCCTCCTGGTGTTATTTCTGCAACCGAAGATTTACGGGATGAGACTGTTATTGATTTACTAGATCCTCTGCATCAGCATTTTCAACCGTTTCCTGTTGGACGTTTAGATAAAGATACAGAAGGCTTGTTACTGTTAACGAATGACGGTGTATTAGCTCATAATTTATTATCTCCCAAGAAACATGTACCAAAAGTGTACTATGCCAAAATTGAAGGCATTGTTACGCAGGAAGATGGAGAAATATTTGCTCGTGGTGTTGAGTTAGATGATGATGGCTATGTAACTAAGCCAGGTGAGCTTGTCATTTTAAAATCTGCACCGCAATCAGAAATTGAATTGACGATACAAGAAGGAAAATTTCATCAGGTAAAGCGTATGTTTGAAGCGGTTGGTAAACGTGTTACCTACTTAAAGCGCCTTTCGATGGGTAGCTTACAACTTGATGAAAGCTTAGCATTAGGTGAATATCGTGAGTTAACGTCTGAAGAATTAGCAGGCTTACAAAATAGAGAATAA